One Synergistaceae bacterium genomic region harbors:
- a CDS encoding AIR synthase family protein, with the protein MPGKLQPDVLRSNVLDFSGTVRSDLLVGGGIGEDAALIRVPDGILVAASDPVTGATRNAGKLLVHINANDIACKGGDPSWLIVTLIVPDSMGAGYVHDIMREIHETCAEMGIAIAGGHTELTDRYAQPVISGTMLGMTHHELSAKKIHGGDVILVTGHCGLEGMSIVAHDRPELFAGIFTPEEMTVIRLWGNDFSVVKPAKILRDYAVYMHDPTEGGLNGAFYEMQEGSGLGIEIFRENIPVSPLTLRASRELCFDPYNLISSGMLAAVIPSERVEQAQAELESAGINSGIAGRFVDWGKLSFSTNEELWKILALR; encoded by the coding sequence ATGCCCGGTAAATTACAGCCTGATGTTTTGCGCTCGAATGTATTGGACTTTTCCGGGACGGTGAGAAGTGATTTGCTTGTGGGCGGTGGGATCGGCGAGGATGCCGCGTTAATCCGTGTGCCTGACGGGATACTAGTTGCGGCCTCAGACCCCGTAACAGGAGCAACACGCAACGCCGGGAAACTCCTCGTCCACATAAACGCGAACGATATAGCCTGCAAGGGCGGCGATCCTTCCTGGCTCATAGTAACCCTAATCGTACCCGACTCAATGGGCGCGGGATATGTTCATGACATTATGCGCGAGATTCACGAGACGTGCGCGGAAATGGGAATAGCCATCGCCGGAGGACATACGGAATTAACAGACCGTTACGCACAGCCGGTAATTTCGGGTACTATGCTGGGAATGACTCATCACGAACTCAGCGCAAAGAAGATTCACGGCGGTGATGTGATTCTTGTTACGGGGCATTGCGGACTCGAAGGAATGAGCATTGTTGCCCACGACAGGCCGGAACTGTTCGCCGGAATTTTCACGCCTGAAGAGATGACTGTCATACGCTTGTGGGGAAATGATTTCTCCGTCGTCAAGCCCGCAAAAATTCTCCGGGATTACGCTGTGTACATGCATGACCCTACAGAGGGCGGCCTCAATGGAGCGTTCTACGAAATGCAGGAGGGAAGCGGACTCGGAATTGAGATTTTCCGGGAGAATATCCCCGTGTCGCCCCTGACCCTGAGAGCCTCGCGGGAATTATGCTTTGACCCGTACAATCTCATATCATCGGGAATGCTTGCGGCTGTGATTCCTTCTGAGAGAGTCGAACAGGCACAGGCTGAATTAGAGTCAGCCGGAATAAATTCGGGGATTGCGGGAAGATTTGTTGACTGGGGAAAATTATCATTCAGCACAAACGAGGAGTTATGGAAAATTTTAGCTCTGCGCTGA